The Fusobacterium sp. JB019 genome includes a window with the following:
- a CDS encoding YegS/Rv2252/BmrU family lipid kinase, giving the protein MKKVKFFYNPFSGERAILKYLDYIINSYQKKGFLIIPFRISYNFNLENAFNDIDESYDHILISGGDGTINEIVNIMKNNNIDIPIAVLPAGTANDFANVLGMPKSIRQSVDKILNSKISYVDLGIANNKYFINVFSCGLFTDVSQKTSSEYKNIFGKLAYYFTGLKELPKFKLLNLSIKANEFSFEGESILFFIFNGRTAGSFEIAHDSRIDDGLLNVIIISNENLINVIKILPQFLLRKNFSYPKGIINFKTSELYINVLNKDYSSDMDGEKGPDFPVKISCIKNGIKVLGY; this is encoded by the coding sequence ATGAAGAAAGTTAAATTTTTTTATAATCCCTTTTCTGGAGAAAGAGCTATTCTTAAATATCTAGATTATATTATCAACTCTTATCAAAAAAAAGGATTTTTAATTATCCCATTTAGAATAAGTTATAATTTTAATTTAGAAAACGCTTTTAATGATATAGATGAATCTTATGATCATATATTAATCTCTGGAGGAGATGGGACTATTAATGAAATAGTTAATATTATGAAAAACAATAATATTGATATTCCAATTGCTGTTTTACCTGCTGGAACAGCTAATGATTTTGCAAATGTTTTAGGAATGCCTAAAAGTATCAGACAATCTGTAGATAAAATATTAAATAGTAAAATCTCATATGTTGATTTAGGAATTGCAAATAATAAATATTTTATTAATGTGTTTAGTTGTGGTCTTTTCACAGATGTTTCTCAAAAAACTTCTTCTGAATATAAAAATATTTTTGGAAAATTAGCTTATTATTTTACTGGATTAAAAGAATTACCAAAATTTAAACTATTAAATCTTTCTATTAAAGCTAATGAATTTTCTTTTGAGGGAGAATCTATTTTATTTTTTATTTTTAATGGAAGAACTGCGGGATCCTTTGAAATAGCTCACGATTCTCGCATTGATGATGGTTTGTTAAATGTCATTATTATTTCAAATGAAAATTTAATAAATGTAATTAAGATCTTACCTCAATTTTTATTAAGAAAAAATTTTTCATATCCAAAAGGAATTATAAACTTCAAAACATCTGAACTTTATATTAACGTTTTAAATAAAGACTATTCATCAGATATGGATGGAGAAAAGGGTCCTGATTTTCCTGTTAAAATCTCTTGCATTAAAAATGGAATTAAAGTATTGGGTTATTAA
- the ilvB gene encoding biosynthetic-type acetolactate synthase large subunit: MKSKTITGAKILLESLYRLGVTDIFGYPGGSVLKIYDELYNFKKIKHYLARHEQGAIHEADGYARSSGKVGVCLATSGPGVTNIVTGIMTAHMDSVPLLAITGQVQTTLLGTDSFQETDIVGITIPITKTNYLVTDIKDLPRIIKEAHYLSKTGRPGPVLIDIPKDIQASEITISEFEELFNEELKLEGYVPTYKGHNGQIKRASELIKNSKNPLIISGAGILKSKASEELIAFAEKIEAPVTCTLLGLGGFPSTHPLMTGMLGLHGRVAANYATNHADLIIAAGMRFDERVTGNIKKFCPNAKIIHIDIDPAEIDKNIISNVPIVGDLKYVLNKFNTTLEKLVHKNWIEQVNTWKKDYPLIIPDSKDILAPQYVFNKINKSLKEDTIIATDVGQHQMWTAQFIDFDNPNSLISSGGAGTMGFGLPAAIGAQIANPNKNIVLIVGDGSLQMTMQELILLKEFNLPVKILIINNSCLGMVRQLQEVFNEKRYSQVNLTYNPDFIKIGEAYGIKSIKLSTKEEIDHNLENLMNLNEPIIIEFIVDKKQNVLPMIPGNSSVEEMIGKKGVDLND, from the coding sequence ATGAAATCAAAAACAATAACCGGAGCAAAAATCTTATTAGAATCTTTATATAGATTAGGAGTTACAGATATTTTTGGATATCCTGGTGGATCCGTCCTTAAAATTTATGATGAACTTTATAATTTCAAAAAAATAAAGCATTATCTTGCAAGACATGAACAAGGAGCAATACATGAAGCTGATGGATATGCTAGATCTAGTGGCAAAGTTGGAGTTTGTTTAGCTACATCTGGACCTGGGGTTACTAATATTGTTACTGGAATTATGACTGCTCATATGGATTCTGTTCCTTTGCTTGCTATAACAGGACAAGTTCAAACAACCTTACTAGGAACAGATTCTTTTCAAGAAACAGATATTGTAGGAATTACAATCCCTATAACAAAAACAAATTATCTTGTTACAGACATAAAAGACTTACCTAGAATAATCAAGGAAGCTCATTATCTTTCAAAAACTGGTAGGCCTGGACCTGTACTAATTGATATTCCAAAAGATATACAGGCTAGTGAAATTACTATTTCAGAATTTGAAGAATTATTTAACGAAGAACTTAAATTAGAAGGTTATGTCCCTACTTACAAAGGACATAACGGTCAAATAAAAAGAGCTTCTGAACTTATAAAAAACTCTAAAAATCCTTTAATAATATCTGGAGCAGGAATTCTTAAATCTAAAGCTTCTGAAGAATTAATAGCTTTTGCTGAAAAGATTGAAGCGCCTGTTACTTGTACATTACTTGGTCTAGGAGGATTCCCGAGCACTCATCCTTTAATGACAGGAATGCTTGGACTTCATGGAAGAGTTGCAGCAAATTACGCCACTAACCATGCTGATTTAATTATTGCTGCTGGAATGAGATTTGATGAAAGAGTTACGGGAAATATTAAAAAATTCTGTCCAAATGCAAAAATTATTCATATTGATATTGACCCTGCTGAAATTGATAAAAATATAATTTCCAATGTTCCAATTGTTGGAGATTTGAAATATGTTTTAAATAAATTCAATACTACTTTGGAAAAACTAGTTCATAAAAATTGGATTGAACAGGTAAATACTTGGAAAAAAGATTATCCTTTAATAATACCTGATAGCAAAGATATTTTAGCACCTCAATATGTTTTTAATAAAATTAATAAATCATTAAAAGAAGATACTATTATTGCTACAGATGTTGGACAACATCAAATGTGGACAGCTCAATTTATTGACTTTGATAATCCCAATTCTCTTATTTCATCTGGAGGAGCTGGTACTATGGGATTTGGACTGCCTGCTGCAATAGGAGCCCAAATAGCTAATCCTAATAAAAATATAGTTCTAATAGTTGGAGATGGAAGCTTACAGATGACCATGCAAGAATTAATACTTTTAAAAGAATTTAATCTTCCTGTAAAAATATTAATTATTAATAATTCTTGTTTAGGTATGGTTAGACAATTACAAGAAGTATTTAATGAAAAAAGATATTCTCAAGTAAATCTAACTTATAATCCTGATTTTATAAAAATAGGAGAAGCCTATGGGATTAAATCTATAAAACTTTCTACAAAAGAAGAAATAGATCACAATCTAGAAAATTTAATGAATTTAAACGAACCTATAATAATAGAATTTATAGTTGATAAAAAACAGAATGTTTTACCTATGATTCCTGGTAATAGCTCTGTTGAAGAAATGATTGGAAAGAAAGGAGTTGATTTAAATGACTAA
- a CDS encoding ATP-binding cassette domain-containing protein: MEYSLNKKEILSYENISFIRENRKILNKINWKINSGEHWALIGLNGSGKSTLLNMIPAYTFPTKGKLIVFENIFGNCVWAKVREKIGFVSASLSNFSNILNIQSIEDIIISGKFSSIGIYEKITNYDKELAKKLIEEFDISYLISKNYKDFSQGEKMKVLLARAFMNNPQLLILDEPCSGLDLKSREHFLNLLRKTAKKSKAPLIYVTHQLDELIPEITHVAILGKDGAMIATGKKEKVLTEKNLSMLYEVNVKLIWEQGRPWVIIK; the protein is encoded by the coding sequence ATGGAATATTCGTTAAATAAAAAAGAAATTCTTTCCTATGAAAATATTTCATTCATAAGAGAAAATAGAAAAATTTTAAATAAAATAAATTGGAAAATAAATTCAGGAGAGCACTGGGCTTTAATTGGTCTTAACGGTAGTGGAAAATCAACTTTACTTAATATGATTCCTGCTTACACTTTTCCAACTAAAGGAAAACTTATTGTTTTTGAAAATATTTTTGGAAATTGCGTTTGGGCTAAAGTTAGAGAAAAAATAGGTTTTGTTAGTGCTAGTTTATCTAATTTTTCAAATATTTTAAATATTCAAAGTATAGAAGATATTATAATTTCAGGTAAATTTAGTTCCATTGGAATTTATGAAAAAATAACAAACTACGATAAAGAGTTAGCAAAAAAATTAATTGAAGAATTTGATATTTCTTATTTAATTAGTAAAAATTATAAAGACTTTTCTCAAGGAGAAAAAATGAAAGTTCTTCTTGCTAGAGCATTTATGAATAATCCTCAACTTCTTATTTTAGATGAGCCATGCTCTGGTTTAGATTTGAAATCTAGAGAACATTTTTTAAATCTATTAAGAAAAACAGCAAAAAAATCAAAAGCACCATTAATATATGTAACTCATCAATTAGATGAATTAATTCCTGAAATTACTCATGTAGCTATTTTAGGAAAAGATGGTGCTATGATAGCAACTGGTAAAAAAGAAAAAGTACTTACGGAAAAAAACTTATCTATGCTTTACGAAGTAAATGTTAAGTTAATTTGGGAACAAGGAAGACCTTGGGTCATCATTAAATAA
- the leuB gene encoding 3-isopropylmalate dehydrogenase, producing the protein MNYKITVLKGDGIGPEIVNEAIKILHKIGKSYNHNFNFERGYLGGESIDKYKVPLSEETIKLCEESDSVLLGAIGGPKWDNINPEIRPEKGLLQIRKALNLYCNLRPAILFDSLKDSSPLKSSVIKDGLDIMVVRELTGGLYFGPRHRDKDKAYDTLLYSNSEVERIAKKAYEIAKLRNNKVTNVDKRNVLDSSKLWRDVVIEAGKSYPEIKLDHMYVDNAAMQLVVNPNQFDVILTGNLFGDILSDEASMLTGSIGMLPSASLGDSKLGIYEPVHGSAPDIAGKGIANPIATILSAAMMLKYSFNLIDESNAIEKAVKKVLEQGYRTPDIYSEGTKQISTSEMGDLIAWNIR; encoded by the coding sequence ATGAATTATAAAATTACTGTTTTAAAAGGTGACGGAATTGGACCTGAAATTGTAAATGAAGCAATTAAAATTCTTCATAAAATTGGAAAAAGTTATAACCACAATTTTAATTTTGAAAGAGGTTATTTAGGAGGAGAATCTATCGATAAATATAAAGTTCCTCTTAGTGAAGAAACAATTAAACTTTGTGAGGAAAGTGATTCTGTTCTTTTGGGAGCTATTGGTGGACCAAAATGGGATAACATAAACCCTGAAATAAGACCTGAAAAAGGATTACTACAAATAAGAAAAGCTTTAAATCTTTATTGTAATTTAAGACCTGCAATATTATTTGACTCTCTTAAAGATTCTTCTCCTTTAAAATCTTCTGTTATAAAAGATGGATTAGATATTATGGTAGTTAGAGAATTGACCGGTGGATTATATTTTGGCCCTAGACATAGAGATAAAGACAAAGCTTATGATACCTTGCTTTATTCTAATTCCGAAGTAGAAAGAATTGCTAAAAAAGCTTATGAAATTGCTAAATTAAGAAATAATAAAGTAACAAATGTAGATAAAAGAAATGTATTAGATAGCTCTAAACTTTGGAGAGATGTTGTTATTGAAGCAGGAAAAAGTTATCCTGAAATCAAACTTGATCATATGTATGTTGATAACGCTGCTATGCAACTTGTAGTTAATCCAAACCAATTTGATGTTATTTTAACTGGAAATTTATTTGGAGATATTTTATCTGATGAAGCATCTATGTTAACTGGCTCTATTGGAATGTTACCTTCAGCTAGTTTAGGAGATTCTAAATTAGGAATTTATGAACCTGTCCACGGCTCAGCTCCTGATATTGCTGGGAAAGGAATCGCTAATCCTATTGCAACTATATTATCTGCTGCGATGATGTTAAAATATTCTTTTAATTTAATAGATGAAAGTAACGCTATTGAAAAAGCTGTAAAAAAAGTTCTAGAACAAGGATATAGAACCCCTGATATATACAGTGAAGGAACTAAACAAATTTCCACTTCTGAAATGGGAGATTTAATTGCATGGAATATTCGTTAA
- the leuC gene encoding 3-isopropylmalate dehydratase large subunit, producing MGKTLFDKVWDKHVITGKTGEAQLLYIDLHLLHEVTSPQAFSGLRLQNRNVRRPDLCFATMDHNTPTTLEERKFIKDSFSRAQLEALKNNCNEFGIELADMNDERNGIVHTVGPEQGLTQPGKTIVCGDSHTATHGAFGAIAFGIGTSEVEHVLATQTLWQKKPKTMGVKITGKLPKGVYAKDIILHFIKKYGVAIGNGYAFEFYGDTIDSLDMESRLTICNMAIEAGGKSGIIAPDKKTFEYLKGRPYAPNDKNLKNMISQWEDLKTDSFEAFDKIITLDVSNLEPQITWGTSPEMGMNITDSFPEIKDSNDKKAYEYMGLTPGDLPKSIPLKHVFIGSCTNGRLSDLKIAASYIKGRTINPNISGIVVPGSQIVKRQAEELGIDKIFKDAGFQWRESGCSSCLGMNPDLIPFGEHCASTSNRNFEGRQGNGARTHLVSPAMAVLAAIYGHFIDSRFEKEEA from the coding sequence ATTGGTAAAACTTTATTTGATAAAGTTTGGGATAAACACGTTATTACTGGAAAAACTGGAGAAGCTCAATTACTTTATATAGATTTACATTTACTTCATGAAGTTACTTCTCCTCAAGCATTTTCAGGATTAAGATTACAAAATAGAAATGTTAGAAGACCTGACTTATGTTTTGCAACTATGGATCACAATACTCCAACAACTTTAGAAGAAAGAAAATTTATAAAAGATTCTTTCTCTAGAGCTCAATTAGAAGCTTTAAAAAATAACTGTAATGAATTTGGAATTGAGCTTGCTGATATGAATGATGAAAGAAATGGAATAGTTCATACTGTTGGTCCTGAACAAGGTTTAACTCAACCTGGAAAAACTATTGTTTGTGGAGATAGTCATACAGCAACTCATGGAGCTTTTGGAGCCATTGCTTTTGGAATAGGAACTAGCGAAGTAGAACATGTTCTTGCAACTCAAACTTTATGGCAAAAAAAACCAAAAACAATGGGAGTTAAAATAACAGGAAAATTACCTAAAGGTGTTTACGCTAAAGATATTATTTTACATTTTATAAAAAAATATGGTGTAGCAATTGGAAATGGTTATGCTTTTGAATTTTACGGTGACACTATTGATTCTTTAGATATGGAAAGTAGATTAACTATTTGTAATATGGCAATTGAAGCTGGAGGAAAATCTGGAATAATAGCTCCTGATAAAAAAACTTTTGAATATTTAAAAGGAAGACCTTATGCCCCTAATGATAAAAATTTAAAAAACATGATCTCTCAATGGGAAGATTTAAAAACCGATTCTTTTGAAGCTTTTGATAAAATAATAACTTTAGATGTTAGTAATCTAGAACCTCAAATTACTTGGGGAACTTCTCCTGAAATGGGAATGAATATAACTGATTCTTTCCCAGAAATAAAAGACTCTAATGATAAAAAAGCTTATGAATATATGGGATTAACTCCTGGGGATTTACCTAAGAGCATTCCTTTGAAACATGTTTTTATCGGTTCTTGTACTAACGGACGATTAAGCGACTTAAAAATCGCAGCCTCTTACATAAAAGGAAGAACAATAAATCCTAATATATCTGGTATTGTAGTACCTGGATCTCAAATTGTAAAAAGACAAGCTGAAGAACTTGGAATTGATAAAATATTTAAAGATGCTGGATTCCAGTGGAGAGAATCTGGATGTTCTAGTTGTTTAGGAATGAACCCTGATTTAATACCTTTTGGAGAGCATTGCGCTTCTACATCAAATAGAAATTTCGAAGGTAGACAAGGAAATGGTGCTAGAACTCATTTAGTTAGCCCTGCTATGGCTGTCCTTGCTGCTATTTATGGACATTTTATAGATTCTAGATTTGAAAAAGAGGAGGCTTAA
- the ilvN gene encoding acetolactate synthase small subunit has protein sequence MTKTSEVLIITKNTNGIVARIMLLFNKRGYLVQKMTAGATNKEGYARLTLSVQGDEKILQQIQKQVYKIVDVVKVKIFPEENVIRRELMLIKINTTPETRSQIVEIANVYRGKILDVASNSIVIELTGKVPKLRGFLELMKEYGILEVAKTGTLAMSRGEKM, from the coding sequence ATGACTAAAACCTCAGAAGTTTTAATTATTACTAAAAATACAAATGGAATTGTAGCTAGAATTATGCTCCTTTTTAATAAACGTGGATATCTTGTACAAAAAATGACTGCTGGAGCAACTAATAAAGAAGGGTATGCTAGGCTTACATTAAGTGTCCAAGGAGACGAAAAAATTTTACAACAAATACAAAAACAAGTATATAAAATTGTTGATGTAGTTAAAGTTAAAATTTTTCCTGAAGAAAATGTTATTAGAAGAGAATTGATGTTAATTAAAATTAATACAACTCCTGAAACACGTTCACAGATAGTTGAAATAGCTAATGTCTACAGAGGTAAAATACTAGATGTCGCCTCTAACTCCATTGTTATTGAGCTTACTGGAAAAGTTCCTAAACTCAGAGGATTTTTAGAACTCATGAAGGAATATGGAATTTTAGAAGTAGCCAAAACAGGAACCCTTGCAATGTCAAGAGGGGAAAAAATGTAG
- the murI gene encoding glutamate racemase — translation MVKSCSIGVLDSGLGGVSVLKSLIKLMPNEDIIYVGDTKNIPYGGRTKEEIRKLALRIVEFLILNKCKMIVVACNTASIAALDYLKENCNIPIVGIIDAGVEIVLEGGYKEVSILCTPFTAKSGDHEKKIHKKNKKIKVNVVGCELLCPMIEKGWETIKNRDDILDEYMSHVSRNSEALLLACTHYPFIKDEISKKFSGEIIVPSDECVREVYRTLRENNLLNEKKKKGNVEFYVTGEVETFKEKAEKFLKQKNIDVYKIDLK, via the coding sequence ATGGTGAAATCATGTAGTATAGGAGTTCTTGATTCAGGTTTAGGAGGAGTTAGTGTTTTAAAAAGTTTAATAAAATTAATGCCGAATGAAGATATAATATATGTAGGAGATACGAAGAATATTCCCTATGGCGGGAGAACTAAAGAAGAAATTAGAAAATTAGCATTAAGAATTGTAGAATTTTTAATTTTAAATAAATGTAAAATGATTGTTGTTGCTTGTAATACAGCTTCTATAGCTGCTTTAGATTATTTGAAAGAAAACTGTAATATTCCTATTGTTGGCATTATAGATGCAGGAGTCGAAATTGTTTTGGAGGGAGGCTACAAAGAAGTTTCAATTTTGTGTACCCCTTTTACTGCTAAAAGTGGAGATCATGAAAAAAAAATACATAAAAAAAATAAAAAGATAAAAGTAAATGTTGTAGGATGTGAACTATTATGTCCTATGATAGAAAAAGGTTGGGAAACGATTAAAAATAGAGATGATATTTTAGATGAATATATGTCTCATGTTTCTAGAAATTCAGAAGCTCTTTTATTAGCTTGTACACATTATCCTTTTATAAAAGATGAAATAAGTAAAAAATTTAGTGGTGAAATAATTGTTCCAAGTGATGAGTGTGTAAGAGAAGTTTATAGAACTCTCAGAGAAAACAACTTGTTAAATGAAAAGAAAAAAAAGGGGAATGTAGAATTTTATGTAACTGGTGAGGTTGAAACTTTTAAAGAAAAAGCAGAAAAATTTTTAAAACAAAAAAATATAGATGTTTATAAAATAGATTTAAAGTAA
- the ilvC gene encoding ketol-acid reductoisomerase, protein MAGNILGTKVYYNSDCNLEKLVGKKITVLGYGSQGHAHSLNLKESGMDVTIGLRKTSKSWQVAEEAGFVVKETGEAVKGADIVMILTPDETQADTYKTDVKPNLKEGAYIGFGHGFNIHFNKIVPAETTNVFMVAPKGPGHLVRRTFTEGSGVPCLVAVNQDPSKDTMEIALAWAAGVGGGRSGILETTFKQETETDLFGEQAVLCGGVTELIKTGFEVLTEAGYDPVNAYFECLHEMKLIVDLIYEGGFTKMRHSISNTAEYGDFVTGPRIVTAESKQAMKDVLTDIQSGKFADEFLADSKAGQPFLKKKRAEASDHEIEKVGKELRTLMPWIREEF, encoded by the coding sequence ATGGCAGGAAACATCTTAGGAACAAAGGTATATTATAATTCGGATTGTAATTTAGAAAAATTAGTAGGTAAAAAAATTACTGTTTTAGGTTATGGATCTCAAGGGCATGCACATTCTTTAAATCTAAAAGAATCTGGAATGGACGTTACTATCGGACTTAGAAAAACTTCTAAATCTTGGCAAGTAGCTGAAGAAGCTGGTTTTGTTGTTAAAGAAACTGGAGAAGCAGTAAAAGGAGCAGATATTGTAATGATTTTAACTCCAGACGAAACACAAGCTGATACATATAAAACTGATGTAAAACCTAACTTAAAAGAAGGAGCTTATATTGGTTTTGGACATGGATTTAATATTCATTTCAATAAAATAGTCCCAGCTGAAACTACAAATGTATTTATGGTTGCACCTAAAGGACCAGGACATTTAGTAAGAAGAACATTTACTGAAGGATCTGGAGTTCCTTGCTTAGTTGCAGTTAATCAAGATCCTAGTAAAGACACTATGGAAATTGCTTTAGCTTGGGCTGCTGGAGTAGGAGGTGGAAGATCTGGTATTTTAGAAACAACATTTAAACAAGAAACTGAAACTGATCTATTTGGAGAACAAGCTGTTCTTTGTGGAGGAGTTACTGAACTTATAAAAACTGGATTTGAAGTTTTAACTGAAGCTGGATATGATCCTGTTAATGCTTACTTTGAATGCTTACATGAAATGAAATTAATTGTTGACTTAATTTATGAAGGTGGATTCACTAAAATGAGACATTCTATTTCAAATACAGCTGAATATGGAGATTTTGTAACTGGTCCTAGAATAGTTACTGCTGAAAGTAAACAAGCTATGAAAGATGTACTTACTGATATTCAATCTGGCAAATTTGCAGATGAATTTTTAGCTGATTCAAAAGCTGGACAACCTTTCTTAAAAAAGAAAAGAGCCGAAGCTTCTGATCACGAAATAGAAAAAGTAGGTAAAGAACTAAGAACATTAATGCCTTGGATTAGAGAAGAATTTTAA
- the leuD gene encoding 3-isopropylmalate dehydratase small subunit — translation MKAFTKYTGTIVPIMHNNIDTDQLIPKQYLKSTEKTGFGKFVFDEWRYNQDRSENKNFNLNKFEYKNGTILITGENFGCGSSREHAAWALQDYGIHVIIAGSYSGIFYMNWLNNGHLPIILPKEERMKLASLSGKEPITIDLENNKIITKEFEYSFKLEDSWKTKLLKGLDAIDVTLESIHLIKTYEQKNY, via the coding sequence ATGAAGGCATTTACTAAATATACAGGAACTATTGTTCCTATTATGCATAACAATATTGACACTGACCAGCTTATTCCTAAACAATATTTGAAAAGCACTGAAAAAACTGGTTTTGGAAAATTTGTTTTTGATGAATGGAGATACAATCAAGATAGAAGTGAAAATAAAAATTTTAATTTAAATAAATTCGAATATAAAAATGGAACTATTTTAATTACAGGAGAAAATTTTGGGTGTGGATCATCAAGAGAACATGCAGCTTGGGCATTACAAGATTACGGTATCCATGTAATTATTGCTGGTAGTTACTCTGGAATATTTTATATGAATTGGTTGAACAATGGACACCTTCCTATTATTCTTCCTAAAGAAGAAAGAATGAAATTAGCTTCTCTTTCTGGAAAAGAACCTATTACTATTGATTTAGAAAATAATAAAATTATAACAAAAGAATTTGAATATAGTTTTAAATTAGAAGATTCTTGGAAAACTAAATTATTAAAAGGTCTAGATGCTATAGATGTTACACTAGAGTCTATCCATTTAATAAAAACTTATGAACAAAAAAATTATTAG